The Thermococcus eurythermalis genomic sequence AAATGTGGTAACTGAAGGTTTTGAAGAGCGGAATGCTTGCAAGCGGAAAGGAAGTTGAGGCTTTTGAAAAAGAGTTCGCCCAATACTTGGGAGCAAAACATGCTATTGCAGTGACCACCGGTACCACGGCTTTGGATGTTGCCTTAAAAGTCCTCAAAATCGGCCCCGGCGATGAGGTCATCACAACGCCCTTCACATTCATAGCCTCTTTAAACTCAATCCTCTTCCAAGGAGCAAAGCCCGTTTTTGCAGACATAGATCCAAAGACGTTCAACCTCGACCCAAACGATGTTCTTGAAAAAAATAACAGACAAAACCAGAGCAATTCTAGTAGTTCACCCCTACGGCCAGCCTACTAACATGAAGACCTTTAAAGAGATTGCCAAGGACTACAAGCTTTATCTAATTGAGGACTGCGCCCAACCCACGGTGCAGAGTTTATGTCATGTGCGGGCCGAGAAAAATGTCATCTTCGACTTTTACTCCACGATAAACGCTCACTCCGTTCTGGATTTTAGCGTTGTTGCCTATCTCGACTCCGACGTCAATGTAAACGTCCTTCCCTATGTTGCAGTTCCTGCCTATTTTGGCGCCCTTCCTTATGTGGGCGAAGTGCCATATTCTAGTCCCTTCCCCAATTTCAACGTCATCTTCAACAACAGCTAAGGGATGAACGAAATACTTTTGAGCCATTTGGGACACCAAATTTTAATAAAGCAGGAAAATTATAAGCTTTTGGTGGCTATGGGAGAAACGTTAAGAATAGCGTTTGTTTACGATGTGATTTATCCATGGGTAAAAGGAGGCGTTGAAAAAAGGATCCATGAACTAGCCAAGCGGCTTGCAAAGAAACACGAAGTTCACGTATTCGGCTACAAGCTCTGGAATGGAAAAGAGGTTATTGAGAGAAGTGGAATTTTTTATCACGGGACGATAAGAGCTAAGAAAATTTACAGTAATGGAAGAAGGGCAATAACCCCTCCTCTGCTCCATGCCCTTAAGCTAGTTCCTTTATTTAGAAATGAAAAGTTTGACGTCATAGACTGCCAGGCTTCCCCATACTTTCCGGCGTATTCCTCTAAAGCTGGTGCAATGTTTCAAAATTCAAAGCTAATCATAACATGGCATGAATTCTGGGGGAAGTATTGGTTTGAATACTTGGGAAAAGCTGGCATGTTTGGACAAGCGACTGAGAGGGGGCTCTTTGAGTTAACAGATAGCCACGTGGCGGTTTCTTTGAAAACAAAAAGAGACCTCTATAATGCAGGACTAAGGAAAGATGTACACGTTATTCCCAATGGGATAGACTTCAAAAGGATACAGAAAATAGAACAGGCTGAGTTGGAATCAGATATCATATTTGTGGGACGCTTGGTTAAAGAGAAAAACGTTCCTCTTTTGCTAAATGCAATTAGAGTTATCAAAGAAGAAATTCCTGACATTAAAGCTCTTATCGTTGGGAATGGCCCAGAGCGGAAGAATTTGGAGAATTTGAGCAAAAGCTTGGGTACTTCGGACAATGTAGAGTTTTTGGGGTTCTTGGAGAGCCACGATGATGTAATTGCTCACATGAAGGTCTCTAAGGTCTTTGCGTTCCCCTCCTTGAGAGAAGGGTTTGGAATCGTAGTTCTGGAGGCAAATGCATCTGGCCTGCCTGTCGTTACGGTCAATTATGAGATGAACGCTTCAAAGGACTTAATTGTAAGTGGCAAGAACGGATTCGTCAGCGAACTCAACGAAAAGGACTTTGCAGAAAAGATTTTAACTGCACTTGAAAGGAGGAGAAAAATGAAAAGCATTGCCATAAATATTGCGAGTATGTATGATTGGGAAGAGATAGTTGATGTGCTTGAAAGGTACTATCAGGAGCTTATATGTTAGGGTCATCTAAATTTCAGTTTGGACACCAAAGATTTTTAACTTTTGTAGATGAGTGTCTTATAAGGGTGTGAAGAGCAGTATGAGAGTTGCAATGATAATAGAAGCTTGGGAGCCCATATGGGGTGGGGGACAAGTTCATGTGTATGAAATTTGCAAGAGGCTAGTTAAGCGTGGAGTTGAAATTGATTTGTATGTGATGGCATTAAAAGATAAATATGGTAATGTTTATGCTGAAAATGAAGAACTTTTTGGGGGAAAGTTGAGGATAATTAGAGTTGGATTTCCAAGGTCGTTTACTTTTTTGAACAGAATTTTCTGGGTTTTTGAAGTTATGAAGGCAATTGTGCACAACCATAAAAAAGCTCCTTATTCATTAATTCATGCTCACGCAAATTTACCTGGATTGCCTGCGAAAATTCTTTCGAGGTTACTTAATATTCCTGTCTTATATACTGTCCATGGGAGTGGCATTGAGGCTTTAGAAAGGATGTATGGAAGGGGAATTAAAAGTAGAATTCTACATATGTTTGAAGTTTTTTTGCAAAGAAAAATCGAATATAATATTGAGATGACAGTGGATAGGAGATTCTTGAAATATCCTAACGTAAATAGGCCAATCTACATCCCAAATGGGGTCGACGTTAAGAAGTTTGATAAAATTAGTGTTGCAAAAAGTAAAATGTTCAAAATCCTGTTTGTGGGGCGTATTCATCCACAAAAGGGTCTGAGGTATCTAGTTGAGGCTATTAAAGAAATACAGGGGGAATTTGATGGAAATATGGGGGTTGTAGTAATTGTGGGGGGAAGCGCTGAGTGGACACCTGAAGAAAAAGAAGTTCGTGCGCTTATTAAAAAATTGGGCTTGGAGAGATATTTCATTTTTAAGGGAAAACTATCCGAGAAAGAGCTTTTGAAGGAATACAAATCGTCTACACTTTTTGTCCTTCCGTCTCTCTTTGAGGGTATGCCTCTAACTTTACTTGAGGCATGGGCTTCAAAGCTCCCGGTTATAGCAACTAAAGTCGGCGAAAATCCATATCTAATAAAACACAGATATAATGGGTGGTTAGTTGAGCCGGGGAATGTTGAAGATCTTGCAGAGGCTTTAAGAGATGCGTTAAATACTCCTAGAACAAAGCTTGAAATAATGGGGGGGAGGGGTTACATGATAGTTTTCGAGAAGTTCAATTGGGACGATATAGCTGAGCGTCTGCTAATATTATATACCAAGGCTCAACATTTAGCCAATTAAGTAGTGGTGGGTTATTATGAAAACCCCTAATGTCTCGGTGTTACTGCCTGTTGCTAATGAACCACTAAAATATGTAAAGTTAAGCCTTAGAAGTATTATTAATCAGACGTATCGAAATCTAGAAATCATCGTACTTGTTGATAGACCAGATAATAAAGAAGTTGTTGAGTATATAAAAGCTGAGCAAGAAAGAGATAACAGAATTAGATTACACGTAAATCAACGTCCTTTAGGTCTTACGAAGACATTAAACGTTGGTATTTCAATGGCTTCTGGGGTATATATAGCTAGAATGGATGCGGATGACATAAGTCTACCAACTCGCATTGAACGTCAAGTGGCGTTTATGGAACAGAATCCCGACTATGGTTTATGTGGTACCAAGGCATACTTTATAAACGAAGAGGGGAAACTTATACTGAATCCTAAGATTTCACTTAATAATAACATAGTTACACATGAGAACATCCAACGAGCTATATTAAGATTTAATCCATTCATACATTCATCGATTTTACTAAGAACTCAAACCTTAGAGCAAATTGGGGGTTATAATGAAAGGTTTGAAACTAGCCAGGATTATGAATTATGGCTGAGGGTATGTAGAAGATATAAATGCTATATACTCCCTAAACGTTTGATTCTCTATAGAATACGAACTCATGGAATTAGCTACAGCAAGATGAGGACTTCTCTTAAATATTCTCTTTGTGCTAGATACTTGGCGATAACAAAATACGGGTATCCCAAGTGGGGGATTATATATTTAATTTGGCCAACAATTTCATATATTGTGCCAGTACGAATTAAGCAAATAATCTTTAGGAGGCATCTGAGATGAATAAAAAACTTAAAATTGGATTAATCTTTACCTTTAACGTTTCCCTAAAAACGTGGAAAGAAAAAGGTCTTTTCTCAAGAGAAATTAGACTGTATGAGGAACTTTTAAATCAGAACCCAAATTTGGAATTGTACCTTTTTACCTATGGGGAGCACGACAGAGAATATGAACAAGAGCTCCCAGCAAATATAACTGTTGTTCCAATGCCGAGGATTTTTAACTGTTATTTTGGTAAGATCCTATACTCGGTTTTAATGCCATTAATTCACCGAAACTTGTTTAAGGATCTCGATATTATAAAAACCAACCAGATGATTGGTGCATGGACAGCCATGATAGCGTCTTGGCTTTTTAAAAAACCATTGATTGTCAGAACTGGGTATACTTGGAGCCTGTTCGAGAAAAATAAAATCAAAAAAATCATTGCAGATTTATTGGAGAGTATTTCATGTAAAAAGGCAGATGTGTATTTAGTTGCCTCTCGTGAGGATAAAATGTATCTTCTTAGGAAACACAAATGCGAGGTATGTAAAATATTGCCAAATTATGTGGATACTAATAGATTTAGACCACTTTCTGTTTCAAAGCAAAGATTATCTGCTGTATTTGTAGGTAGGTTTGTTTCTCAAAAAAATTTAGATGTTTTGATACAAAGTCTTGAGAAGTTACCAAGTGTATGTCTCTCTCTTTATGGTCATGGGGAGTTATTGGGGTATCTCGAGCAATTAGCAAGGGCTCTTAGAGTCTGTGTGCATTTTTTTGCTCCAGTTCCTAATGAAGAGATTCCCCTTATTCTAAACAAGTATCAAATATTTGTACTCCCATCATTATATGAAGGCATGCCTAAGGCTTTGCTTGAGGCTATGTCTTGTGGTCTTGCGTGTATTGCCACTAACGTTCCAGGTAATAGAGAAGTTATTGACCATATGAAAACTGGACTGCTCGTAGATGTTTCTCTTGATTCGATCAGGGGGGCAATCTTTATATTGGTATTCAATCCAAAATTGGCCAAAAAGCTTGGTCGAACTGCAAGGAATAAACTTATGAAAGATTATAGTTTACAAGTAATTGCCAAACAAGAACTCTGCTTATACCATGCTATAACTAATAGGGGTGTTCATAAATGATATTGATAACGGGAGTGGCTGGATTTATAGGCTTTCATTTGGCAAGAACTCTCCTTGAACAGGGGGAGGATGTTATTGGAGTTGATAACCTTAATCCCTATTACAGTGTGAAGCTAAAAGAGAAAAGATTGGAAATCTTGAGTGAGTATTCAAACTTTTCCTTTATAAAGACGGATCTTGGAAACTGGAATGAGTTTTATTCTTCGCTTAAGGATGTTCCAATTGATTTAATAGTGCATCTTGGGGCTCAGGCGGGGGTAAGGTACTCTCTAGAAAATCCATGGGTATATATTCACTCAAATGAATACGGGACACTCAACGTATTTGAACTAGCAAGAAGAAAAGATGTTGAACAAGTTGTTTATGCATCTTCATCCTCAGTATATGGAGGGAATACTAAGATACCATTTTCGGAAAACGATAGGGTGGACAAACCGATATCACTCTATGCAGCAACAAAAAGAGCAAATGAGCTGATGGCTTATACGTACCATCACCTTTATGGTACAAGAATGATAGGGTTACGATTCTTCACGGTTTATGGTGAATTTGGTCGCCCTGATATGGCGTATTTTAAGTTTGCCAAGAATATAATGCTTGGTAAGGAGATTGAGATCTATGGATATGGAAAGTTAAAGAGGGATTTTACTTATATCTCCGACATTGTAGAGGGAATTAAGAGAGCGATGAGCCTGGACACGGAGTACGAAATAATAAACCTTGGTAACAATAGGCCCGTAGAACTAGACTATTTTGTATCCCTGCTTGAAAAGTATCTGGGAAAGGAGGCCAAGAAAAAGTACGTTGAAAAGCCAAAGGCTGACGTTGAGATAACTTATGCAGACATAACAAAGGCGAAAGAGATTTTGGGATGGGAACCAAAAGTAAAAATTGAAGATGGCTTGAAGAAGTTCTGCGACTGGTTCGTAAAAAATTGGGAGTGGATAAAAACCATTTGACCGAAATTGTTTGTGGGGGAATATATTATGAATATGGAGTATGTCCTGAGTTCCTTAAGAAAAATTAGATATAGACGATATATACAGTTCGGTAAAGGAGTGCGGATATATGGGAGACTAATTATAATAGGGAAGAAAAAAAATATAAAAATTGGAGATTATTCAACATTAAATGAGGGTGTTCTCCTAAACGCAAGAGATAAAATAATAATAGGCAGATACTGCCGTATTTCACCGTATGCTCAATTACATACTGGGGGACTTGACTTAACTAAGCCTTATACAAATAGGCCTCATATATCTAAGCCAATAATAATAGAAGACGGTGTTTGGATAGGGGCTGGAGCAATCATTCTTCCAGGAGTTAAAATCGGAGAAGGTAGTGTTATAGCTGCTGGTGCCGTTGTCACGAAAGATGTTCCACCTTATGAACTTTGGGGGGGGTGTTCCTGCAAAAAAGATAAAAGACCTGAAATAAAATGGAAATGGACAATAAAACGAATACTACTGAGTGTAGGAGGGTGATGAAATGAGCTATAACCTTGGAATATTAAAAACTTTGTTGTGTGATCGAAAATTCAGAGTACCACGTATGTGGTCTAATAATGAACTTAAAAAATTTGCTCATTTATTTAGTGGCAGGGTTATTAATGTAAGCGGTTGGAAAGATATTGATAAGGAGGGTAGCAGGTACAAAGATTATTTTGTGAATGCTGAAGAATACTGGATTTCAAATTATAAATCGGAATATCGGGGTTTTCAAGGGACTCTGGAAAATGAAATATTCTTGGATTTAACGCAACCCTTGCCTAAAGAATTAAGACATAAATTTGATGTTGTATTTAATCATACTACACTAGAACATATATTCGATGTATTTACAGCTTTTAAAAATCTATGTGAATTAAGCAAAGACATAGTTATAATAGTTGTTCCGTTTATCCAAGAGCAACATGCGGATTATGGGGATTACTGGCGATTTACACCACTTGCTATAAGAGAATTATTTAAAAGAAACGGGTTGGAACTTATATATATAAATTTTAATGACTGGTCTAATAGTAGCATTTACATCTTTGCAATTGGATCAAGACACCCAGATAAATGGGAAAAAATACGAAATCACCCCGATAATAAACTGAATTATATTGATAATTATTTTGTTGGAACAAAAATAATTAGAAACTCAATTCTATATAACATTTTTACAATCACTAAAAACTGCTTGCAATATTTGAAAAATTTAAGATATAAAATAAAAATGCGAAACGTAAAACGTTGAACATTACAAATATTGTATCTCTCCCAAATTACGTTCTCAATTAACTTCTGTAAACTCTCTTTCTCTAAAAGCCAACCAAGTAATAGACATTCATATATTACTTGTATTCATTTAATTCTAATAGATGGCCTTTAATACGTTGGATTAGCTCTCTTTCTATGTCCGAGAGAGATTAAATTGCTTGTCGTTTGTGGATTTAAATAATCTCTGAGTTGTAGATGAGACTTCCGGTGTGCATTTATTTGCAATTTTCTCTTTAAAAAGAATGAAGAGTTATACCTACAGCTTTACAGCACTTTTCAAATCTTCACGTATTTTGTTGAGAATTGCATTTAGAAGATTTGAGAGTCCCGAGTACATCTCTTTGTAATATATAAATTTGTCTTTATTGTCCTTTATGAACTCTAGCAATTCTCTGTATGTTAATTCTAGATTGTTTATCTCCTTTTTCTCTTCAATATTTAACTCTTTAAAAATCTCTTGGTACTGATCGTAGCTCAATTTCGGTTTTTTCACCTTGTTTTTTCGTGCATACTCAATTGCTAGATATGCAACTTCAAAATCTAAATTGGTTTTACGTAACTTTTCAAACCTAGACTCCAAATATTTTCTTGTTGTTGAAGAAGATTTAAAGTATCTTGTGATGACTCGCCTAAATATGTCTCTCCTATATTGCTCAAACTCGTGAAGTGCCGATGGATAATCAAAATCAATTGAAAGATACCCCAATCTGCGCATCCTTTTAACAACGAACGTTTCTGGTCTCAATGAAACAGACTCATCTTGTATAAGTTTGATAGCCACTTGCAAATGACTAGTTCTATACAGACGGGGACCATTGCGTATAATTAGTCCAGATAAATAGTCATAAGCCAAAGGGTTCATAAAAAATATTTTATTTGGCAACCTCTCCATAGCTTCGACCATAACCCCTAATGTATTTGGCAGAATAATCATATCGGCATCTATGAAAAATGTATATTTTTTACCGTATTCAAGCGCTAGCTTATATCCTTCTTCTAAAGCCTTGGAAAAGGGAGATATATTTTTTACGTAAATGATGTTCTCTTTGTCTATTCCATTTTGTAGCACGGCATATTCACATAATTTTTCGGTTCTTTCTCCAGTACTCCTAATAACTACCAAAATGTCATCTAGATCCAAAGACATTTTTATCACCTTAAACACTTAGTGACTTCATGTGATATTTCTTCAACGTTTCTAGGTGAATAACCCGAAACGAATCAAAATAATGGCCTATATCTAGAACCCAATATCCTCTATCTGAAAGGATGTAACTTAAAACTTTTCCTGTTGGGCCCGCTGATATTAATATTGGATTCTTACAATGGGTATGAAT encodes the following:
- a CDS encoding glycosyltransferase, giving the protein MFKVIKMSLDLDDILVVIRSTGERTEKLCEYAVLQNGIDKENIIYVKNISPFSKALEEGYKLALEYGKKYTFFIDADMIILPNTLGVMVEAMERLPNKIFFMNPLAYDYLSGLIIRNGPRLYRTSHLQVAIKLIQDESVSLRPETFVVKRMRRLGYLSIDFDYPSALHEFEQYRRDIFRRVITRYFKSSSTTRKYLESRFEKLRKTNLDFEVAYLAIEYARKNKVKKPKLSYDQYQEIFKELNIEEKKEINNLELTYRELLEFIKDNKDKFIYYKEMYSGLSNLLNAILNKIREDLKSAVKL
- a CDS encoding glycosyltransferase; protein product: MNKKLKIGLIFTFNVSLKTWKEKGLFSREIRLYEELLNQNPNLELYLFTYGEHDREYEQELPANITVVPMPRIFNCYFGKILYSVLMPLIHRNLFKDLDIIKTNQMIGAWTAMIASWLFKKPLIVRTGYTWSLFEKNKIKKIIADLLESISCKKADVYLVASREDKMYLLRKHKCEVCKILPNYVDTNRFRPLSVSKQRLSAVFVGRFVSQKNLDVLIQSLEKLPSVCLSLYGHGELLGYLEQLARALRVCVHFFAPVPNEEIPLILNKYQIFVLPSLYEGMPKALLEAMSCGLACIATNVPGNREVIDHMKTGLLVDVSLDSIRGAIFILVFNPKLAKKLGRTARNKLMKDYSLQVIAKQELCLYHAITNRGVHK
- a CDS encoding glycosyltransferase produces the protein MKTPNVSVLLPVANEPLKYVKLSLRSIINQTYRNLEIIVLVDRPDNKEVVEYIKAEQERDNRIRLHVNQRPLGLTKTLNVGISMASGVYIARMDADDISLPTRIERQVAFMEQNPDYGLCGTKAYFINEEGKLILNPKISLNNNIVTHENIQRAILRFNPFIHSSILLRTQTLEQIGGYNERFETSQDYELWLRVCRRYKCYILPKRLILYRIRTHGISYSKMRTSLKYSLCARYLAITKYGYPKWGIIYLIWPTISYIVPVRIKQIIFRRHLR
- a CDS encoding glycosyltransferase family 4 protein encodes the protein MGETLRIAFVYDVIYPWVKGGVEKRIHELAKRLAKKHEVHVFGYKLWNGKEVIERSGIFYHGTIRAKKIYSNGRRAITPPLLHALKLVPLFRNEKFDVIDCQASPYFPAYSSKAGAMFQNSKLIITWHEFWGKYWFEYLGKAGMFGQATERGLFELTDSHVAVSLKTKRDLYNAGLRKDVHVIPNGIDFKRIQKIEQAELESDIIFVGRLVKEKNVPLLLNAIRVIKEEIPDIKALIVGNGPERKNLENLSKSLGTSDNVEFLGFLESHDDVIAHMKVSKVFAFPSLREGFGIVVLEANASGLPVVTVNYEMNASKDLIVSGKNGFVSELNEKDFAEKILTALERRRKMKSIAINIASMYDWEEIVDVLERYYQELIC
- a CDS encoding methyltransferase domain-containing protein, whose product is MSYNLGILKTLLCDRKFRVPRMWSNNELKKFAHLFSGRVINVSGWKDIDKEGSRYKDYFVNAEEYWISNYKSEYRGFQGTLENEIFLDLTQPLPKELRHKFDVVFNHTTLEHIFDVFTAFKNLCELSKDIVIIVVPFIQEQHADYGDYWRFTPLAIRELFKRNGLELIYINFNDWSNSSIYIFAIGSRHPDKWEKIRNHPDNKLNYIDNYFVGTKIIRNSILYNIFTITKNCLQYLKNLRYKIKMRNVKR
- a CDS encoding NAD-dependent epimerase/dehydratase family protein; this translates as MILITGVAGFIGFHLARTLLEQGEDVIGVDNLNPYYSVKLKEKRLEILSEYSNFSFIKTDLGNWNEFYSSLKDVPIDLIVHLGAQAGVRYSLENPWVYIHSNEYGTLNVFELARRKDVEQVVYASSSSVYGGNTKIPFSENDRVDKPISLYAATKRANELMAYTYHHLYGTRMIGLRFFTVYGEFGRPDMAYFKFAKNIMLGKEIEIYGYGKLKRDFTYISDIVEGIKRAMSLDTEYEIINLGNNRPVELDYFVSLLEKYLGKEAKKKYVEKPKADVEITYADITKAKEILGWEPKVKIEDGLKKFCDWFVKNWEWIKTI
- a CDS encoding glycosyltransferase family 4 protein, translated to MKSSMRVAMIIEAWEPIWGGGQVHVYEICKRLVKRGVEIDLYVMALKDKYGNVYAENEELFGGKLRIIRVGFPRSFTFLNRIFWVFEVMKAIVHNHKKAPYSLIHAHANLPGLPAKILSRLLNIPVLYTVHGSGIEALERMYGRGIKSRILHMFEVFLQRKIEYNIEMTVDRRFLKYPNVNRPIYIPNGVDVKKFDKISVAKSKMFKILFVGRIHPQKGLRYLVEAIKEIQGEFDGNMGVVVIVGGSAEWTPEEKEVRALIKKLGLERYFIFKGKLSEKELLKEYKSSTLFVLPSLFEGMPLTLLEAWASKLPVIATKVGENPYLIKHRYNGWLVEPGNVEDLAEALRDALNTPRTKLEIMGGRGYMIVFEKFNWDDIAERLLILYTKAQHLAN